A single genomic interval of Tursiops truncatus isolate mTurTru1 chromosome 1, mTurTru1.mat.Y, whole genome shotgun sequence harbors:
- the GFI1 gene encoding zinc finger protein Gfi-1: MPRSFLVKSKKAHSYHQPRSPGPDYSLRLENVLAPGGADSTSSTGGAKAEPRGRLSPESQLTEAPDRASTSPGSCEGSVCDRSSEFEDFWRPPSPSVSPASEKSVCPSLDEVQPFPLPFKPYSWSGLAGSDLRHLVQSYRPCAALERGAGLGLFCERAPEPGHPAALYGRDRAAGGAGAGAPGGGSAGGGAAGGAGLGLYRDFGPAAAGLYERPATGGLYSESGHGLHGDKGTGVKVESELLCTRLLMGGGAYKCIKCSKVFSTPHGLEVHVRRSHSGTRPFACEICGKTFGHAVSLEQHKAVHSQERSFDCKICGKSFKRSSTLSTHLLIHSDTRPYPCQYCGKRFHQKSDMKKHTFIHTGEKPHKCQVCGKAFSQSSNLITHSRKHTGFKPFGCDLCGKGFQRKVDLRRHRETQHGLK, from the exons ATGCCGCGTTCGTTCCTGGTTAAGAGCAAAAAGGCTCACAGTTACCACCAGCCGCGCTCCCCGGGACCCGACTATTCCCTCCGCCTGGAGAATGTACTGGCGCCAGGCGGAGCAG ACAGCACCTCGAGCACAGGCGGGGCGAAGGCGGAGCCCCGGGGCCGTTTGTCCCCCGAGTCTCAGCTGACCGAAGCCCCCGACAGAGCCTCCACGTCCCCCGGCAGCTGTGAAGGCAGCGTCTGCGATCGGAGCTCGGAGTTTGAGGACTTCTGGAGGCCTCCGTCGCCTTCTGTGTCTCCAG CCTCGGAGAAGTCGGTGTGCCCCTCGCTGGACGAAGTTCAgcccttccccctgcccttcaAGCCGTACTCGTGGAGCGGTCTGGCGGGTTCCGACCTGCGGCACCTGGTGCAGAGCTACAGGCCGTGCGCGGCCCTGGAGCGCGGCGCCGGCCTGGGCCTCTTCTGCGAGCGCGCCCCGGAGCCAGGCCACCCCGCGGCGCTGTACGGCCGGGACCGGGCTGCTGGCGGCGCGGGGGCCGGGGCACCCGGGGGAGGCAGCGCAGGAGGCGGAGCTGCCGGCGGCGCGGGCCTGGGGCTCTACCGCGACTTTGGGCCCGCGGCGGCAGGACTGTACGAGAGGCCGGCGACCGGCGGACTGTACTCGGAGAGCGGCCACGGGCTGCACGGCGACAAGGGCACCGGCGTCAAGGTGGAGTCGGAGCTGCTGTGCACCCGCCTGCTAATGGGCGGCGGCGCCTACAAGTGCATCAAGTGCAGCAAG GTGTTCTCCACACCGCACGGGCTCGAGGTGCACGTGCGCAGGTCCCACAGCGGCACGAGACCCTTTGCGTGCGAGATATGCGGCAAGACCTTCGGGCACGCGGTGAGCCTGGAGCAGCACAAAGCCGTGCACTCGCAG GAACGGAGCTTTGACTGTAAGATCTGTGGCAAGAGCTTCAAGAGGTCATCTACACTGTCCACACACCTGCTCATCCACTCAGACACCCGGCCCTACCCCTGTCAGTACTGTGGCAAGAGGTTCCACCAGAAATCAGACATGAAGAAACACACCTTCATCCACACTG GTGAGAAGCCCCACAAGTGCCAGGTGTGTGGCAAGGCATTCAGCCAGAGCTCCAACCTCATCACCCACAGCCGCAAGCACACAGGCTTCAAGCCCTTCGGCTGCGACCTGTGTGGAAAGGGCTTCCAGAGGAAGGTGGACCTCAGGCGGCACCGGGAGACACAGCATGGGCTCAAGTGA